Proteins from a single region of Lates calcarifer isolate ASB-BC8 linkage group LG19, TLL_Latcal_v3, whole genome shotgun sequence:
- the LOC127143587 gene encoding uncharacterized protein LOC127143587, which produces MVSTVREDKRRKTIIEPSFVIYNQISRYLSHRVLPMQSKKSRGALKRMSKRFGIIDGVLMYTRVSPPLRVPRSREEVNLILQQFHDNQGHYGQGICQREITKHFYWSSMTRDLARWISSCHTCLNRTKRKWLRCSVYNCNNCCGPVERGLGLTFHNFPLHNAALLAQWLKAVGRPHWHPRLRSSICSTHFTEDCYDRSGEKVTLHPDAVPTLMIHSDSAAHFAKYDAVELYLRKRMYPHGLSYVEKNTFRRFCKKFAIKDDELHMVTGDRVRLVLRSRQQVEVALTDYHNELNHLDINKCLRLLNERYFWKTMRPDVVQWIDSCSECSRKKRKEPEKQTEAGGSESLLQALRSPQIHDDLDSGKDDEVDDEDDAGDADEGGGDEGEETQSATDSEDRVENPPPPQPATPINPQPRIPIVVPLRTPINFQPRTPNTWSVQRGNHPQSEVQRETNSSDAQSESHSSVQIQVISQPQEQTQPQETSESQGSARTHHYVKVQGANKPLREPHPPPVLPAKSQLPQTTGKQIQPPSPNSGLKTLSKPQISTQSQSPLKRSRDLEPGPSAKRSSSCGLDPVVAPSTKPWPVFTIADAAPVHTAKPPPEVDSPAVFRRPRRLQARTIIQQCSQAKVKIKPALDGADAQWAEIQEGMVVYVCFFHGATDDVVYEIANSLMTTKLFRKDTGHSVSVLDLPGSVLFIPQDSLLGELVPKRKVQYKGGCELWWGAQLFSNLVFTCRELMLGSMKCTKAGVKVEQGVYGQKQEMVLNSVEPLTLLLEF; this is translated from the exons ATGGTGAGCACAGTGAGGGAggacaagaggaggaaaaccATCATAGAGCCAAGCTTCGTGATTTACAACCAGATCTCCAG GTATCTGAGCCATAGGGTCTTACCTATGCAAAGCAAAAAAAGCAGAGGTGCTCTAAAGAGAATGTCCAAGCGCTTTGGCATAATAG ATGGAGTGCTGATGTACACACgagtctctcctcctctcagagtGCCgcgcagcagagaggag GTGAACTTGATCCTGCAGCAGTTCCATGATAACCAGGGTCACTACGGCCAGGGAATCTGCCAGAGAGAGATCACAAAGCACTTCTACTGGAGCAGCATGACCCGAGATCTGGCCCGCTGGATCTCCAGCTGCCACACCTGCCTCAACAGAACCAAGAGGAAGTGGCTCCGCTGCAGCGTCTACAACTGCAACAACTGCTGTGGGCCGGTGGAGAGGGGCCTGGGCCTCACCTTCCATAA TTTTCCCCTTCACAACGCGGCCCTGCTGGCTCAGTGGTTGAAGGCTGTCGGCCGTCCTCACTGGCATCCTCGGCTCCGGTCGTCTATCTGTTCGACCCATTTCACTGAGGACTGCTACGACCGCAGCGGAGAGAAGGTCACCCTCCATCCGGACGCTGTGCCCACACTGATGATCCACAGCGACTCAGCA GCCCATTTCGCCAAGTACGATGCCGTGGAGCTGTACCTCCGTAAACGCATGTATCCTCATGGACTCAGCTACGTAGAGAAAAACACCTTCAGAAGGTTCTGCAAGAAGTTTGCCATCAAAG ATGATGAGCTCCACATGGTGACGGGAGATCGGGTGCGTTTGGTTCTGAGGAGCAGACAGCAGGTGGAGGTCGCCCTCACGGACTATCACAATGAGCTGAACCACCTCGACATCAACAAGTGTCTCCGACTGCTCAACGAGAG GTACTTCTGGAAAACCATGAGACCTGACGTGGTGCAGTGGATCGACAGCTGCTCTGAGTgcagcaggaagaagaggaaggaaccAGAGAAGCAGACGGAAGCAGGAGGCTCAGAGTCACTGCTGCAGGCGCTCAGATCACCACAGATACATGATGATTTAGACAG CGGGAAGGATGATGAAgttgatgatgaggatgatgctgGTGACGCTGATGAAGGTGGTGGGGATGAGGGTGAAGAGACGCAGTCAGCAACAGATTCAGAGGACAGAGTG GAaaaccctccacccccccagCCTGCAACTCCCATCAACCCTCAGCCCAGAATCCCCATCGTCGTTCCTCTGAGAACTCCCATTAACTTCCAGCCAAGGACTCCCAACACCTGGTCTGTCCAGAGAGGGAACCATCCACAGTCTGAAGTCCAGAGGGAGACAAACAGCTCTGACGCTCAGTCTGAGAGTCACAGCAGCGTCCAGATTCAGGTCATATCTCAGCCACAGGAACAGACGCAACCACAAGAGACAAGTGAGTCTCAGGGCAGCGCCAGAACACATCACTACGTCAAAGTCCAGGGTGCAAACAAACCCCTCAGAGAGCCACATCCTCCACCTGTCCTCCCTGCAAAATCCCAACTACCGCAAACCACAGGCAAACAAATTCAACCTCCTAGTCCAAACAGTGGACTAAAGACTCTGTCCAAACCCCAAATATCGACACAGTCCCAGAGCCCgctgaagaggagcagagacCTGGAGCCAGGCCCTTCGGCTAAGAGGAGCTCCAGCTGTGGCCTGGACCCTGTGGTGGCCCCGAGCACCAAACCCTGGCCCGTCTTCACCATCGCTGACGCCGCACCGGTACACACAGCCAAACCCCCTCCTGAGGTGGACAG CCCAGCTGTCTTTCGGAGGCCGAGGAGGCTTCAGGCCCGGACCATCATCCAGCAGTGCAGTCAGGCGAAGGTGAAGATCAAACCGGCCCTGGACGGGGCCGACGCTCAGTGGGCCGAG ATCCAGGAGGGAATggttgtgtatgtttgttttttccacgGAGCCACTGACGACGTCGTTTATGAAATAG CCAACAGTCTGATGACGACTAAACTTTTCCGAAAAGACACTGGGCACTCAGTGTCCGTCCTCGACCTTCCTGGGAGCGTTTTATTTATCCCCCAGGACTCCCTGCTTGGGGAGCTGGTGCCCAAGAGAAAGGTGCAGTATAAAGGTGGGTGTGAGCTGTGGTGGGGCGCCCAGCTCTTCTCAAACCTGGTGTTCACCTGCAGAGAGCTCATGCTGGGCTCCATGAAGTGCACAAAAGCGGGTGTGAAGGTGGAACAGGGAGTCTACGGTCAGAAACAAGAGATGGTCCTGAACTCTGTGGAGCCGctgacactgctgctggagTTCTGA
- the LOC108901639 gene encoding LOW QUALITY PROTEIN: D-aminoacyl-tRNA deacylase 2 (The sequence of the model RefSeq protein was modified relative to this genomic sequence to represent the inferred CDS: deleted 1 base in 1 codon) encodes MTEKGSGPVARTVLQQCLQARLQVKPAEENSEAQFVQIDRGMVIYICFFKGATDDILPKMVSTLLNLRLCESDSGKMVSVLELPGSLLIVPQATLGGKAKGRAMQYHNNISKEDGLRLYRRFVSLCEKELAAAASEVTVKHGTYGNRQVLKLDTNGPYTHLMEF; translated from the exons ATGACAGAAAAAGGCAGCGGCCCGGTGGCTCGCACGGTGCTGCAGCAGTGTCTGCAGGCCAGACTGCAGGTGAAACCTGCGGAGGAAAACTCAGAGGCTCAGTTTGTGCAG ATCGACAGAGGAATGGTGATCTACATCTGTTTCTTCAAAGGAGCCACAGACGACATCCTGCCCAAGATGG TGTCCACTCTGTTGAACCTGCGGCTGTGTGAGTCCGACTCGGGGAAGATGGTGTCGGTGCTGGAGCTTCCCGGCAGCCTGCTGATCGTCCCTCAGGCCACGCTGGGTGGGAAGGCCAAAGGCAGGGCCATGCAGTaccacaacaacatcagcaaagAGGACGGACTGCGGCTGTATCGGCgc tttgtttctctgtgtgagaaGGAGCTGGCGGCTGCTGCTTCTGAAGTGACGGTGAAACACGGGACGTATGGAAACAGACAAGTCCTGAAGCTCGACACCAATGGACCATACACACATCTGATGGAGTTCTGA
- the nubpl gene encoding iron-sulfur protein NUBPL isoform X3, translating to MFSCVISANLMRSKLPIRAASKQPNMAQFTYSRLSHLLRISANKPSVLRTGTEMKHGPACCLQFIRCQRSVDSKALQERQKQQMARSLPKQKPIAGVKQVIVVASGKGGVGKVFSVCVSVSAVNLALGLMTNDPSKSVGLLDADVYGPSIPRLMNLKGNPELTDNNQMVPLTNYGIPCMSMGFLVEDVAPIVWRGLMVMSAIEKLLRQVDWGLLDYLVVDMPPGTGDVQLSITQNIPIAGAVIVSTPQDIALLDARRGAEMFKKVNVPVLGLVQNMSVFQCPNCNHQTHIFGSDGARQLAETLGVQFLGDVPLHLNIREMSDRGKPVVVSSPDSPEAEAYRKVASAVVQRLEEVNT from the exons ATGTTTTCATGCGTAATTAGCGCAAACCTGATGCGCAGCAAACTGCCAATCCGAGCAGCATCTAAACAGCCAAACATGGCTCAGTTCACTTACAGCAGATTGTCCCACTTACTGAGAATATCCGCGAATAAACCTTCAGTTTTACGAACAGGGACAGAGATGAAACATGGACCTGCGTGTTGTTTACAGTTCATACGCTGCCAG aggtCAGTGGACAGTAAGGCATTACAGGAGAGGCAGAAGCAGCAGATGGCCAGAAGTCTTCCCAAACAGAAGCCCATCGCTGGGGTCAAACAGGTCATCGTTGTGGCTTCGGGAAAAGGTGGCGTTGGCAAA gtgttttctgtctgtgtttctgtctctgcagtgaatTTGGCTCTAGGATTAATGACCAACGATCCG tcCAAGTCAGTCGGCCTGTTGGACGCTGATGTCTACGGTCCGTCCATTCCCAGACTGATGAACCTGAAGGGAAACCCGGAGCTCACTGACA ACAATCAAATGGTCCCTCTCACCAACTACGGGATTCCTTG CATGTCCATGGGGTTCCTGGTGGAGGATGTGGCTCCTATCGTGTGGCGGGGGCTGATGGTGATGTCAGCGATAGAGAAACTGCTCAGACAG gTGGACTGGGGGTTGTTGGATTATCTGGTGGTCGACATGCCCCCTGGGACAGGAGACGTGCAGCTGTCAATCACCCAGAACATCCCGATAGCAG GTGCCGTGATCGTGTCGACACCGCAGGACATCGCCCTGCTGGACGCTCGCAGAGGAGCCGAGATGTTCAAGAAAGTTAACGTACCg GTTCTTGGTCTGGTGCAGAACATGAGTGTCTTCCAGTGTCCCAACTGTAACCACCAGACCCACATCTTCGGCTCCGACGGGGCCCGACAGCTCGCCGAAACCCTGGGAGTCCAGTTCTTAG GTGACGTTCCTCTTCACCTGAACATCAGAGAGAtgtcagacagaggaaaaccagTGGTCGTCTCCTCTCCAGACAGCCCAGAG GCGGAGGCGTACAGGAAGGTGGCGTCTGCTGTGGTCCAGAGACTAGAGGAAGTCAACACTTGA
- the nubpl gene encoding iron-sulfur protein NUBPL isoform X1, producing the protein MDLRVVYSSYAARGQWTVRHYRRGRSSRWPEVFPNRSPSLGSNRSSLWLREKVALAKSTTAVNLALGLMTNDPSKSVGLLDADVYGPSIPRLMNLKGNPELTDNNQMVPLTNYGIPCMSMGFLVEDVAPIVWRGLMVMSAIEKLLRQVDWGLLDYLVVDMPPGTGDVQLSITQNIPIAGAVIVSTPQDIALLDARRGAEMFKKVNVPVLGLVQNMSVFQCPNCNHQTHIFGSDGARQLAETLGVQFLGDVPLHLNIREMSDRGKPVVVSSPDSPEAEAYRKVASAVVQRLEEVNT; encoded by the exons ATGGACCTGCGTGTTGTTTACAGTTCATACGCTGCCAG aggtCAGTGGACAGTAAGGCATTACAGGAGAGGCAGAAGCAGCAGATGGCCAGAAGTCTTCCCAAACAGAAGCCCATCGCTGGGGTCAAACAGGTCATCGTTGTGGCTTCGGGAAAAGGTGGCGTTGGCAAAGTCCACCACTGCAG tgaatTTGGCTCTAGGATTAATGACCAACGATCCG tcCAAGTCAGTCGGCCTGTTGGACGCTGATGTCTACGGTCCGTCCATTCCCAGACTGATGAACCTGAAGGGAAACCCGGAGCTCACTGACA ACAATCAAATGGTCCCTCTCACCAACTACGGGATTCCTTG CATGTCCATGGGGTTCCTGGTGGAGGATGTGGCTCCTATCGTGTGGCGGGGGCTGATGGTGATGTCAGCGATAGAGAAACTGCTCAGACAG gTGGACTGGGGGTTGTTGGATTATCTGGTGGTCGACATGCCCCCTGGGACAGGAGACGTGCAGCTGTCAATCACCCAGAACATCCCGATAGCAG GTGCCGTGATCGTGTCGACACCGCAGGACATCGCCCTGCTGGACGCTCGCAGAGGAGCCGAGATGTTCAAGAAAGTTAACGTACCg GTTCTTGGTCTGGTGCAGAACATGAGTGTCTTCCAGTGTCCCAACTGTAACCACCAGACCCACATCTTCGGCTCCGACGGGGCCCGACAGCTCGCCGAAACCCTGGGAGTCCAGTTCTTAG GTGACGTTCCTCTTCACCTGAACATCAGAGAGAtgtcagacagaggaaaaccagTGGTCGTCTCCTCTCCAGACAGCCCAGAG GCGGAGGCGTACAGGAAGGTGGCGTCTGCTGTGGTCCAGAGACTAGAGGAAGTCAACACTTGA
- the nubpl gene encoding iron-sulfur protein NUBPL isoform X2, which translates to MPPGTGDVQLSITQNIPIAGAVIVSTPQDIALLDARRGAEMFKKVNVPVLGLVQNMSVFQCPNCNHQTHIFGSDGARQLAETLGVQFLGDVPLHLNIREMSDRGKPVVVSSPDSPEAEAYRKVASAVVQRLEEVNT; encoded by the exons ATGCCCCCTGGGACAGGAGACGTGCAGCTGTCAATCACCCAGAACATCCCGATAGCAG GTGCCGTGATCGTGTCGACACCGCAGGACATCGCCCTGCTGGACGCTCGCAGAGGAGCCGAGATGTTCAAGAAAGTTAACGTACCg GTTCTTGGTCTGGTGCAGAACATGAGTGTCTTCCAGTGTCCCAACTGTAACCACCAGACCCACATCTTCGGCTCCGACGGGGCCCGACAGCTCGCCGAAACCCTGGGAGTCCAGTTCTTAG GTGACGTTCCTCTTCACCTGAACATCAGAGAGAtgtcagacagaggaaaaccagTGGTCGTCTCCTCTCCAGACAGCCCAGAG GCGGAGGCGTACAGGAAGGTGGCGTCTGCTGTGGTCCAGAGACTAGAGGAAGTCAACACTTGA